One Cellulomonas sp. NS3 genomic region harbors:
- a CDS encoding peptidase inhibitor family I36 protein has protein sequence MGIFLDWARSASKALHRSLGSARDRRTVLTALLGIASLLLGATPVLPEDELATDPGHRVLETVSLQGGAVLVTHAEVGTLSYSDCASGNTCIWTASLYGGTLFQFHQPGAVIGLPAVPVGSYANKRSKRSTFYETAGGGGSSVCAAPWTRNQAVGGWLAGARSLIQNATATSC, from the coding sequence ATGGGGATCTTCCTGGACTGGGCACGCTCCGCCTCGAAAGCGCTGCACCGTTCCCTCGGGAGCGCGCGCGACCGGCGCACCGTGCTGACCGCCCTCCTCGGCATCGCCTCGCTCCTGCTGGGCGCGACCCCGGTGCTCCCCGAGGACGAGCTCGCCACCGACCCCGGCCACCGGGTCCTCGAGACCGTGAGCCTGCAGGGTGGCGCGGTGCTCGTCACGCACGCCGAGGTCGGGACGCTCTCGTACAGCGACTGCGCGTCGGGGAACACGTGCATCTGGACCGCCTCGCTGTACGGCGGGACGCTGTTCCAGTTCCACCAGCCCGGTGCCGTCATCGGGCTCCCCGCGGTCCCGGTCGGCTCCTACGCGAACAAGCGGTCCAAGCGGTCGACGTTCTACGAGACCGCGGGCGGCGGGGGCAGCAGCGTGTGCGCCGCGCCCTGGACCCGCAACCAGGCCGTCGGGGGCTGGCTCGCCGGCGCCCGGTCCCTGATCCAGAACGCGACCGCGACGAGCTGCTGA
- a CDS encoding adenosine deaminase → MRDVALLPKAHLHLHFTGSMRTATLGDLAQRSGVRLPAALLDGDPLRVPADERGWFRFQRLYDAARACVRTEAALRRIVDEAAADDAAEGSGRLELQVDPTSYAPYVGGLSAALEIILDEARAASARHGVEVGLVVAASRMRHPLEARTLARLAARHAGEGPGEVVGFGLSNDERRGDTEEFAPAFAIARRAGLASVPHGGELLGPEHVADVLDHLAPDRLGHGVRTAEDPALLDRVVQQGVALELCPASNVSLGVYRQASDVPLRAIVDAGATVALGADDPLLFGSRLAEQYRTARDVHGFDDAALAELARGSIRASRASTATRDRLLAGVDAWLAGPAAAVPA, encoded by the coding sequence GTGCGAGACGTGGCCCTGCTCCCCAAGGCCCACCTCCACCTGCACTTCACCGGCTCCATGCGCACCGCGACCCTGGGCGACCTCGCGCAGCGCTCCGGCGTGCGGCTGCCCGCGGCTCTGCTCGACGGCGACCCGCTGCGCGTCCCCGCCGACGAGCGCGGCTGGTTCCGGTTCCAGCGCCTCTACGACGCCGCGCGGGCGTGCGTGCGCACCGAGGCGGCACTGCGCCGGATCGTCGACGAGGCGGCCGCGGACGACGCCGCCGAGGGCTCCGGCCGGCTCGAGCTGCAGGTGGACCCGACGTCGTACGCGCCCTACGTCGGCGGGCTGTCCGCGGCGCTCGAGATCATCCTCGACGAGGCCCGCGCCGCGAGCGCCCGCCACGGCGTCGAGGTCGGGCTCGTCGTCGCCGCGTCGCGCATGCGCCACCCGCTCGAGGCCCGGACGCTGGCGCGGCTCGCGGCGCGCCACGCGGGCGAGGGGCCGGGCGAGGTCGTCGGGTTCGGGCTGAGCAACGACGAGCGGCGCGGGGACACCGAGGAGTTCGCGCCGGCGTTCGCGATCGCGCGCCGCGCCGGCCTCGCGTCCGTCCCGCACGGCGGCGAGCTGCTGGGCCCCGAGCACGTCGCGGACGTCCTCGACCACCTCGCCCCCGACCGGCTCGGCCACGGCGTGCGCACCGCGGAGGACCCGGCCCTGCTCGACCGCGTCGTCCAGCAGGGCGTGGCGCTCGAGCTGTGCCCCGCGTCGAACGTGTCGCTCGGCGTGTACCGGCAGGCGTCGGACGTGCCGCTGCGGGCCATCGTCGACGCGGGGGCGACCGTCGCGCTCGGCGCCGACGACCCGCTGCTGTTCGGCTCCCGTCTCGCGGAGCAGTACCGCACCGCGCGCGACGTGCACGGCTTCGACGACGCCGCCCTCGCCGAGCTCGCGCGCGGGTCGATCCGGGCGAGCCGCGCCAGCACCGCGACGCGGGACCGCCTGCTCGCCGGTGTCGACGCCTGGCTCGCGGGCCCGGCCGCAGCCGTCCCGGCGTGA
- a CDS encoding MFS transporter: MTHPRDRVDRVAAPVPASVAPAGPAPRTSAALPLVRARWVLMGLFALNGLTFSSWLARIPAVRDALELTTGQLGSVLLAGSLGALATATVAGVLVTRRGGRLALLISTVGFALAYVLIGAGPTFGSVPLLAVGIFLTGVSFAVGNVPLNVESASVERRMGRTVLPQFHAAFSIGAVAGSGVGALAAHLDVPLLGQFLVTAVVGTVWRLLSIPHVVVASRPVRERVLADVAPAAAGTPAPRTPRRRGLGTALDAWREPRTVLIGVVIMAAALSEGSANDWLALAVVDGFDQPEAVGAAVFGSFVAAMTVVRLLGTRLIDRYGRVAVLRTSGVVSLAGLLLFGFAPTLPLAGVGVVAWGLGAALAVPLGIAAASDDPMLAAGRVAVVSAFSSVASLAAPPLLGLAAESMGARHALVLIAGAMVVSVSLSSRVARVEPPAVGTPVPAAASHAGPQPDPTQPAARRQPAPTQPATPTAASDGPALAALVSRVVAPVGEDDRGRTSAPAPELDAVGAAPAAR, from the coding sequence GTGACTCACCCGCGCGACCGCGTCGACCGCGTCGCTGCCCCCGTCCCCGCATCCGTCGCCCCCGCCGGCCCGGCACCCCGGACCTCGGCCGCCCTCCCGCTCGTGCGGGCGCGGTGGGTCCTCATGGGCCTGTTCGCGCTCAACGGCCTGACGTTCTCGAGCTGGCTCGCCCGGATCCCCGCGGTCCGCGACGCGCTCGAGCTCACGACGGGTCAGCTGGGATCGGTCCTGCTCGCGGGCTCGCTCGGCGCCCTCGCGACCGCCACGGTGGCCGGCGTGCTCGTCACCCGGCGCGGCGGGCGCCTCGCGCTGCTGATCTCGACCGTCGGCTTCGCGCTCGCGTACGTGCTCATCGGCGCCGGCCCGACATTCGGCTCGGTGCCGCTGCTCGCCGTCGGCATCTTCCTGACCGGCGTCTCGTTCGCGGTCGGCAACGTCCCGCTCAACGTCGAGAGCGCCTCGGTCGAGCGCCGGATGGGGCGCACCGTCCTGCCGCAGTTCCACGCGGCGTTCTCGATCGGCGCCGTCGCCGGCTCGGGCGTCGGCGCCCTCGCCGCACACCTCGACGTGCCGCTGCTCGGCCAGTTCCTCGTCACCGCGGTCGTCGGGACCGTCTGGCGCCTGCTCTCGATCCCGCACGTGGTCGTCGCCTCGCGGCCGGTGCGTGAGCGCGTGCTCGCCGACGTCGCGCCCGCAGCCGCCGGGACGCCCGCGCCGCGCACCCCGCGCCGCCGCGGCCTCGGCACCGCGCTCGACGCGTGGCGCGAGCCGCGGACCGTGCTCATCGGCGTCGTCATCATGGCGGCGGCGCTGTCCGAGGGCTCCGCGAACGACTGGCTCGCGCTCGCGGTCGTCGACGGGTTCGACCAGCCGGAGGCCGTCGGGGCCGCGGTGTTCGGGTCCTTCGTCGCCGCCATGACGGTCGTGCGCCTGCTCGGGACCCGCCTCATCGACCGCTACGGCCGCGTCGCGGTGCTCCGCACGTCCGGCGTCGTCTCGCTCGCGGGCCTGCTCCTGTTCGGCTTCGCGCCGACCCTGCCGCTCGCCGGCGTGGGCGTCGTCGCGTGGGGGCTCGGTGCCGCGCTCGCCGTACCGCTCGGTATCGCGGCCGCGTCCGACGACCCGATGCTGGCGGCCGGTCGCGTCGCCGTCGTGTCCGCGTTCTCCTCGGTCGCCTCGCTCGCCGCTCCGCCGCTGCTCGGGCTCGCCGCCGAGTCGATGGGCGCCCGCCATGCGCTCGTGCTCATCGCGGGGGCCATGGTCGTCAGCGTGAGCCTGTCGAGCCGCGTCGCGCGGGTCGAGCCGCCGGCGGTCGGCACTCCTGTGCCCGCCGCGGCGTCGCACGCCGGTCCGCAGCCGGACCCGACGCAGCCGGCCGCCCGCAGGCAGCCCGCCCCGACGCAGCCGGCCACGCCCACCGCCGCGTCCGACGGCCCGGCCCTTGCCGCGCTGGTCTCCCGCGTCGTCGCACCCGTGGGCGAGGATGACCGGGGGCGCACGTCCGCACCCGCGCCGGAGCTCGACGCCGTCGGCGCCGCCCCCGCCGCCCGATGA
- the rpmG gene encoding 50S ribosomal protein L33 → MASKSADVRPKITLACTECKERNYITKKNRRNDPDRLELKKFCPRDGRHTAHRETR, encoded by the coding sequence ATGGCCAGCAAGAGCGCAGACGTCCGCCCGAAGATCACGCTCGCGTGCACCGAGTGCAAGGAGCGAAACTACATCACTAAGAAGAACCGCCGGAACGACCCCGACCGCCTGGAGCTGAAGAAGTTCTGCCCGCGCGACGGCCGTCACACCGCGCACCGCGAGACCCGCTGA
- a CDS encoding MFS transporter translates to MSSTPHVTAAPAVDPARVRAASFAVFLVFVLNGAHFSSWASRLPAVRDGLGLTPAQMGVLLLVGSVGSLVSLPLSGVIVTRLGAARTVLGFALVNASGLVIASAGVAMGNAVVVGAGLVVFGVGTGVWDAAMNLEGAIVEQRLGRTVMPRYHAGFSLGTVVAAGLAALAARLDVPVHVHLPAVLVVSCIGVAWCVRRFLPAAGHAEHADASTGAVARRAFGAWLEPRTLLIGLVVLAAALTEGSANDWVALAVVDGFGTDDTVGALVFGVFVAAMTAMRFLGTNLLDRYGRVTVLRLCAALSLVGLLVFGLVPDTMLWLALVGVVLWGMGAALGFPVGMSAASDDPLRAAARVSVVSTVGYSAFLAGPPLLGLLADQIGYRQALLAIAVPVLVGLLVVRAAAPVEPVADHAAHPDDRADATPADVPPTDNLAR, encoded by the coding sequence ATGTCGAGCACCCCGCACGTCACCGCCGCACCCGCCGTGGACCCGGCCCGCGTCCGCGCCGCGTCGTTCGCGGTGTTCCTCGTGTTCGTCCTCAACGGCGCGCACTTCTCCAGCTGGGCCTCGCGACTGCCGGCGGTCCGTGACGGGCTCGGCCTGACGCCCGCGCAGATGGGCGTGCTGCTGCTCGTGGGGTCGGTCGGGTCGCTCGTGTCGCTGCCGCTCTCGGGCGTCATCGTCACGCGCCTCGGCGCGGCGCGCACCGTGCTCGGGTTCGCGCTCGTCAACGCCAGCGGGCTCGTCATCGCGTCGGCGGGTGTCGCGATGGGGAACGCCGTCGTGGTCGGTGCGGGGCTCGTCGTCTTCGGCGTGGGCACCGGGGTCTGGGACGCCGCGATGAACCTCGAGGGCGCGATCGTCGAGCAGCGGCTCGGACGCACGGTCATGCCGCGGTACCACGCCGGCTTCTCGCTCGGGACGGTCGTCGCGGCCGGGCTCGCGGCCCTCGCCGCCCGCCTCGACGTCCCGGTGCACGTGCACCTGCCCGCGGTCCTCGTCGTCTCGTGCATCGGGGTCGCGTGGTGCGTGCGCCGCTTCCTGCCCGCCGCCGGTCACGCGGAGCACGCGGACGCGAGCACGGGAGCGGTCGCGCGCCGGGCGTTCGGTGCGTGGCTCGAGCCGCGCACCCTGCTCATCGGGCTCGTGGTCCTCGCGGCCGCGCTCACCGAGGGCTCCGCGAACGACTGGGTCGCGCTCGCCGTCGTCGACGGCTTCGGGACGGACGACACGGTCGGCGCGCTCGTCTTCGGGGTCTTCGTCGCGGCGATGACCGCCATGCGCTTCCTCGGCACGAACCTGCTCGACCGGTACGGGCGCGTGACGGTGCTCCGGCTCTGCGCGGCGCTCTCGCTCGTCGGCCTCCTCGTCTTCGGTCTCGTGCCCGACACGATGCTGTGGCTCGCGCTCGTCGGCGTCGTGCTGTGGGGGATGGGCGCCGCGCTCGGGTTCCCCGTGGGCATGTCCGCCGCGAGCGACGACCCGCTGCGCGCCGCGGCGCGCGTGAGCGTCGTCTCGACGGTCGGGTACTCGGCGTTCCTCGCCGGCCCGCCGCTGCTCGGCCTGCTCGCGGACCAGATCGGGTACCGCCAGGCGCTGCTCGCGATCGCCGTCCCGGTGCTCGTCGGGCTGCTCGTGGTGCGCGCGGCGGCGCCCGTCGAGCCGGTGGCGGACCACGCCGCGCACCCGGACGACCGCGCGGACGCGACCCCGGCGGACGTCCCGCCGACCGATAACCTGGCGCGGTGA
- a CDS encoding response regulator transcription factor — translation MTQILIAEDEERIAAFIAKGLRSEGFATATVATGAEALALARTGEYALLVLDLGLADMDGFDVLRQLRESGAHLPVIILTARSSVTDTVAGLESGADDYMAKPFRFEELLARVRLRLRTPQVVGEVATLTHGPLQLDLRTRRMRVGSQEVDLSAREFALAETFLRHPGHVLSREQLLSQVWGYDFDPGSNVVDVYVRYLRKKLGAEHFDTVRGVGYRLVDATAGV, via the coding sequence ATGACACAGATCCTCATCGCCGAGGACGAGGAACGCATCGCCGCGTTCATCGCCAAGGGCCTGCGGTCCGAGGGCTTCGCGACCGCCACGGTCGCGACGGGGGCGGAGGCGCTCGCGCTGGCCCGCACCGGCGAGTACGCCCTCCTGGTGCTCGACCTCGGGCTCGCCGACATGGACGGCTTCGACGTGCTGCGCCAGCTCCGGGAGTCCGGGGCGCACCTGCCGGTCATCATCCTCACGGCGCGCAGCTCGGTGACCGACACCGTCGCGGGCCTCGAGTCGGGCGCCGACGACTACATGGCCAAGCCGTTCCGGTTCGAGGAGCTGCTCGCGCGCGTCCGGCTGCGGCTGCGGACCCCGCAGGTGGTCGGCGAGGTCGCGACGCTGACCCACGGGCCGCTCCAGCTCGACCTGCGCACGCGGCGCATGCGCGTCGGCTCCCAGGAGGTCGACCTGTCCGCGCGCGAGTTCGCTCTCGCCGAGACGTTCCTGCGGCATCCCGGGCACGTCCTGAGCCGTGAGCAGCTGCTCTCGCAGGTGTGGGGGTACGACTTCGACCCGGGCTCGAACGTCGTCGACGTGTACGTCCGCTACCTGCGCAAGAAGCTCGGCGCCGAGCACTTCGACACCGTGCGGGGGGTCGGCTACCGGCTCGTGGACGCGACCGCGGGGGTCTGA
- a CDS encoding RNA polymerase sigma factor — protein MDEDQFAAMFAELYPVVLGYAARRTDWHVAEDVAAQALTVAWHRADVLPEEPDARTAWLIVVARNILANSQRARLRAARLDVRIRAGLAAGVPIVEIDPAEIVTDRMLASTVMRKLAPRDQEILQLVAWDGLDLVALGRVLGCSPGTAAMRLHRARHRLERLVQAGHAVEDDGPARPSAPRTAEDEDQDRLPGRRGLAPRRR, from the coding sequence GTGGACGAGGACCAGTTCGCGGCGATGTTCGCCGAGCTGTACCCCGTCGTGCTCGGGTACGCGGCCCGGCGCACCGACTGGCACGTCGCCGAGGACGTCGCCGCCCAGGCCCTCACCGTCGCGTGGCACCGCGCCGACGTCCTGCCCGAGGAGCCCGACGCACGCACCGCGTGGCTGATCGTCGTCGCGCGCAACATCCTCGCGAACTCCCAGCGCGCCCGGCTGCGCGCCGCGCGGCTCGACGTCCGCATCCGCGCCGGTCTCGCCGCGGGCGTGCCGATCGTCGAGATCGACCCCGCCGAGATCGTGACCGACCGGATGCTCGCCTCGACCGTGATGCGCAAGCTCGCCCCGCGCGACCAGGAGATCCTCCAGCTCGTCGCGTGGGACGGGCTGGACCTCGTCGCCCTCGGGCGCGTGCTCGGCTGCTCGCCCGGCACCGCGGCGATGCGTCTGCACCGCGCGCGGCACCGGCTCGAGCGGCTCGTCCAGGCGGGGCACGCGGTCGAGGACGACGGGCCCGCCCGCCCGTCCGCCCCGCGCACCGCCGAGGACGAGGACCAGGACCGGCTTCCGGGGCGCCGGGGGCTCGCGCCGCGGCGCCGATGA
- a CDS encoding Tat pathway signal sequence domain protein: MHETASPAAQPSPLVAGPSDLTSRHVLDRAALTRRGFLAAAGVGAAGWAVLGTAGGATAQGPVATGGGHGHGYGGVRQSKRAALEFIRVATDSYPDVNPGPRLAQSYADELGLFSTAFVYDNALAINALLASERGVPEHARVLADGLVYAMEHDPVHSDGRLRQGYNVGPYTFYDGTQQPYGFVLPDGTANIGWQFGFLGTAVGDMAWPGVALVQLYFRSRERRYLDAAIRIGEWITTNTWSQAPLGGFSFGVNGANEPVPNGSTEHNIDCVAFFTLLLRATGQRRWRDAAAHARAFVDRMWEPAVGTFYTGTNDGVEINRAPLPLDPATWSWIALRDRRYASSLDWAASALAVTDVPEAPTSQLPDGVTVSGVTFSTASLTSTAQYNGITVHPQGVWLEGTAQLAASYADRGGRRDRHRAEALLDQVRVAQSELGAGQHLGGVELAPGGGVVAASSLIDSGFGFGYFQVQHVGATSWYLMAVEGANPFQKNGLRGH; encoded by the coding sequence ATGCACGAGACCGCATCACCCGCCGCGCAGCCGTCGCCCCTCGTGGCCGGCCCCTCGGACCTGACCTCGCGCCACGTCCTCGACCGGGCCGCCCTGACGCGCCGCGGCTTCCTCGCCGCCGCCGGTGTCGGTGCCGCGGGCTGGGCCGTGCTCGGCACCGCGGGCGGCGCGACCGCCCAAGGCCCCGTCGCGACCGGCGGCGGGCACGGGCACGGGTACGGCGGGGTCCGCCAGTCGAAGCGTGCCGCGCTCGAGTTCATCCGCGTCGCGACCGACTCCTACCCCGACGTCAACCCGGGGCCGCGGCTCGCGCAGAGCTACGCCGACGAGCTCGGGCTGTTCAGCACCGCCTTCGTCTACGACAACGCGCTCGCCATCAACGCGCTGCTCGCGTCGGAGCGCGGCGTGCCCGAGCACGCCCGCGTGCTCGCCGACGGCCTCGTCTACGCGATGGAGCACGACCCGGTCCACTCCGACGGACGCCTGCGCCAGGGCTACAACGTCGGCCCGTACACGTTCTACGACGGCACGCAGCAGCCGTACGGCTTCGTGCTGCCCGACGGCACCGCGAACATCGGCTGGCAGTTCGGCTTCCTCGGCACCGCGGTGGGCGACATGGCGTGGCCGGGCGTCGCCCTCGTGCAGCTGTACTTCCGGTCCCGCGAGCGGAGGTACCTCGACGCCGCGATCCGGATCGGCGAGTGGATCACGACGAACACGTGGTCGCAGGCACCGCTGGGCGGGTTCTCTTTCGGGGTCAACGGCGCGAACGAGCCGGTGCCCAACGGGTCGACCGAGCACAACATCGACTGCGTGGCGTTCTTCACGCTGCTCCTGCGCGCGACCGGCCAGCGGCGGTGGCGTGACGCCGCCGCGCACGCCCGCGCGTTCGTCGACCGCATGTGGGAGCCCGCCGTCGGGACGTTCTACACCGGGACGAACGACGGCGTGGAGATCAACCGCGCCCCGCTGCCGCTCGACCCGGCCACGTGGAGCTGGATCGCGCTGCGCGACCGGCGCTACGCGAGCTCGCTCGACTGGGCGGCCTCGGCCCTCGCCGTCACGGACGTGCCCGAGGCCCCGACGTCGCAGCTCCCGGACGGCGTGACGGTCTCCGGGGTCACGTTCAGCACCGCCAGCCTGACCTCGACCGCGCAGTACAACGGCATCACGGTGCACCCCCAGGGCGTCTGGCTCGAGGGGACCGCGCAGCTCGCGGCGTCGTACGCGGACCGCGGCGGGCGCCGGGACCGCCACCGCGCGGAGGCGCTGCTCGACCAGGTGCGCGTGGCCCAGTCGGAGCTGGGCGCGGGGCAGCACCTCGGTGGCGTGGAGCTGGCGCCCGGGGGCGGGGTCGTGGCGGCGTCGAGCCTGATCGACAGCGGCTTCGGCTTCGGCTACTTCCAGGTCCAGCACGTCGGCGCGACGTCCTGGTACCTGATGGCCGTGGAGGGCGCGAACCCGTTCCAGAAGAACGGCCTGCGCGGGCACTGA
- a CDS encoding LacI family DNA-binding transcriptional regulator: MSNQRPTLADVAATAGVSVSTASLAFSGAGPIAATTRDRVLAAASELGYSGPNPLGRQLRSGRSGIVGVVIGDALRRSFRDPVSIQVLDGLVDTLGVLGLGVLLIPGSTGPGAPLVDPLVESAAMDVAVIMWGSTPHDPVLTTLRRRGIPVVLLEGQATEGVAAVGIDDRAGMAVLAQHLLDLGHRRIATVTLPFDQARRSGPVDDARLAAVEWQVTRRRLAGVRDAGVEPVETWETPASLVEHGADAGRALLARPDRPTAVIAQSDLLASGVVLAARELGLRVPQDVSVAGFDGLDLPWLAPDALTTVVQPLQAKGVAVGNAVEVLLAGSQPESVVLPVELRVGTTSGPVPA; the protein is encoded by the coding sequence CTGTCGAACCAGCGACCCACGCTCGCGGACGTGGCCGCCACGGCCGGGGTCTCGGTCTCGACCGCGTCGCTCGCGTTCTCCGGCGCGGGCCCGATCGCCGCGACGACCCGTGACCGCGTCCTCGCCGCCGCGTCCGAGCTCGGCTACAGCGGCCCCAACCCGCTCGGCCGCCAGCTCCGCAGCGGGCGCTCCGGCATCGTCGGCGTCGTCATCGGCGACGCCCTGCGGCGCTCGTTCCGCGACCCCGTGTCGATCCAGGTGCTCGACGGCCTGGTCGACACGCTCGGCGTGCTCGGGCTCGGCGTGCTGCTCATCCCCGGCTCCACCGGCCCCGGCGCCCCGCTGGTCGACCCGCTCGTCGAGTCCGCCGCGATGGACGTCGCCGTCATCATGTGGGGCTCGACGCCGCACGACCCCGTGCTGACGACGCTGCGCCGCCGCGGCATCCCGGTCGTGCTCCTCGAGGGGCAGGCGACCGAGGGCGTCGCCGCCGTCGGCATCGACGACCGCGCCGGGATGGCGGTCCTGGCGCAGCACCTCCTCGACCTCGGTCACCGCAGGATCGCGACCGTGACGCTCCCCTTCGACCAGGCCCGGCGCTCGGGCCCCGTCGACGACGCGCGCCTCGCCGCGGTCGAGTGGCAGGTCACCCGCCGGCGCCTCGCGGGCGTCCGGGACGCGGGCGTCGAGCCCGTCGAGACCTGGGAGACCCCCGCGTCGCTCGTCGAGCACGGCGCCGACGCCGGACGCGCGCTCCTCGCGCGCCCCGACCGCCCGACCGCGGTGATCGCGCAGTCCGACCTGCTCGCCTCCGGGGTGGTGCTCGCCGCGCGCGAGCTCGGGCTGCGCGTGCCGCAGGACGTGTCCGTCGCCGGCTTCGACGGCCTCGACCTCCCCTGGCTCGCGCCCGACGCGCTCACCACCGTCGTGCAGCCCCTGCAGGCGAAGGGCGTCGCGGTCGGCAACGCCGTCGAGGTGCTGCTCGCCGGGTCGCAGCCCGAGTCGGTCGTCCTGCCGGTCGAGCTCCGCGTCGGCACGACGTCGGGTCCCGTCCCCGCCTGA
- a CDS encoding MaoC family dehydratase, protein MAARPVLADLTVGQEVGRTELTVDRARLVRYAGASGDFNPIHWNERVATEVGLPGVIAHGMWTMGAAATVVADWAQDPGAVVDYQVRFTRPVPVPDPGHAVVEVVATIGALDAGEGTARVDLTVTSGGTRVLGKAQAVVRLA, encoded by the coding sequence ATGGCCGCCCGCCCCGTGCTCGCCGACCTCACCGTCGGCCAGGAGGTCGGCCGCACCGAGCTCACCGTCGACCGGGCGCGGCTCGTCCGGTACGCCGGCGCGAGCGGCGACTTCAACCCGATCCACTGGAACGAGCGCGTCGCGACCGAGGTCGGGCTGCCCGGCGTCATCGCGCACGGCATGTGGACCATGGGCGCCGCGGCCACCGTGGTCGCCGACTGGGCGCAGGACCCGGGTGCGGTCGTCGACTACCAGGTGCGCTTCACGCGGCCGGTCCCGGTCCCGGACCCGGGCCACGCGGTCGTCGAGGTCGTCGCCACGATCGGGGCGCTCGACGCCGGCGAGGGCACGGCCCGCGTCGACCTGACGGTCACGTCCGGCGGCACGCGCGTGCTGGGCAAGGCCCAGGCGGTCGTCCGGCTCGCCTGA
- a CDS encoding UDP-N-acetylmuramate dehydrogenase — protein MTNPAPAPTLAALTTLAVGGPVGRYVETSTEAELVEAVRAADDAGEPLLVLGGGSNLLVGDAGFDGVVVRDVRTGVETPDASACAGVTVTVPAGTPWDDVVAHAVATRLVGIEALSGIPGSTGATPVQNVGAYGQEVAQTISVVRVWDRGRARVRTLPLVDLAFGYRTSLLKRSMRPVEGDLRSPWGPTPRYVVLDVTFQLRIGPLSEPVAYAELARTLGVQVGERAPLADVRAAVLALRGGKGMVLDPADPDTASAGSFFTNPVLDAEVAALLPEGAPRYPTGDGRTKTSAAWLIEQAGFGRGHGLPGPAAVSTKHTLALTNRGGARAEDVLALARSVREGVRARFGIALEPEPVLVNASLDATGSPAAAIRAQSPGEVRAIPDMV, from the coding sequence GTGACGAACCCGGCTCCCGCCCCCACGCTCGCCGCGCTCACGACGCTCGCCGTCGGCGGGCCCGTCGGGCGCTACGTCGAGACGAGCACCGAGGCCGAGCTGGTCGAGGCGGTGCGCGCGGCGGACGACGCCGGCGAGCCGCTGCTCGTGCTCGGCGGCGGCTCGAACCTGCTGGTCGGCGACGCGGGGTTCGACGGCGTCGTGGTGCGCGACGTGCGGACCGGCGTCGAGACGCCCGACGCCTCGGCGTGCGCCGGTGTCACGGTCACGGTCCCGGCCGGGACGCCGTGGGACGACGTCGTCGCGCACGCGGTCGCGACCCGGCTCGTCGGCATCGAGGCGCTCTCCGGCATCCCCGGCTCGACCGGGGCGACGCCCGTGCAGAACGTCGGCGCGTACGGCCAGGAGGTCGCGCAGACGATCTCCGTGGTGCGCGTCTGGGACCGGGGGCGCGCGCGCGTGCGGACGCTGCCGCTCGTCGACCTCGCGTTCGGGTACCGCACCTCGCTGCTCAAGCGCTCGATGCGTCCCGTCGAGGGGGACCTTAGGTCGCCGTGGGGGCCCACGCCGCGCTACGTGGTGCTCGACGTGACGTTCCAGCTCCGGATCGGTCCCCTGTCGGAGCCGGTCGCGTACGCGGAGCTCGCCCGCACGCTCGGCGTCCAGGTGGGGGAGCGGGCCCCGCTCGCCGACGTCCGCGCCGCGGTGCTCGCGCTGCGCGGGGGCAAGGGCATGGTGCTCGACCCGGCGGACCCCGACACCGCGAGCGCGGGCTCGTTCTTCACGAACCCGGTGCTCGACGCGGAGGTCGCGGCCCTGCTGCCCGAGGGGGCGCCGCGCTACCCGACGGGCGACGGCCGCACCAAGACGAGCGCCGCCTGGCTCATCGAGCAGGCCGGGTTCGGGCGCGGGCACGGGCTCCCGGGGCCGGCCGCGGTCTCCACCAAGCACACGCTGGCGCTGACGAACCGCGGTGGGGCGCGCGCCGAGGACGTGCTCGCGCTGGCCCGCTCGGTGCGCGAGGGCGTGCGCGCCCGGTTCGGGATCGCGCTCGAGCCCGAGCCGGTGCTCGTGAACGCGAGCCTCGACGCCACGGGCTCGCCCGCGGCTGCGATCCGCGCACAATCCCCTGGTGAAGTCCGGGCGATCCCGGACATGGTGTAG
- a CDS encoding MaoC family dehydratase N-terminal domain-containing protein, which translates to MPVNAEYAGRTYPANAPYEVAREKLREFADAVCAAHPAHTDVDAARALGHPDVIAPPTFAVVVAQRAEAQLFTDPAAGIDFSRVVHADERFTHHRPIHAGDRLVTVLHVDSITERAGLAMITTRAEIADADGAPVATVVSTLAVRGEGS; encoded by the coding sequence GTGCCGGTCAACGCCGAGTACGCGGGACGCACGTATCCCGCGAACGCGCCCTACGAGGTCGCGCGCGAGAAGCTCCGTGAGTTCGCGGACGCCGTGTGCGCCGCGCACCCCGCCCACACCGACGTGGACGCCGCGCGCGCGCTCGGCCACCCGGACGTCATCGCGCCCCCGACCTTCGCGGTCGTGGTCGCCCAGCGTGCCGAGGCCCAGCTGTTCACCGACCCGGCCGCCGGGATCGACTTCAGCCGGGTGGTGCACGCCGACGAGCGCTTCACGCACCACCGGCCCATCCATGCGGGCGACCGCCTGGTGACGGTCCTGCACGTCGACTCGATCACCGAGCGCGCCGGCCTCGCGATGATCACGACGCGCGCCGAGATCGCGGACGCCGACGGTGCGCCGGTCGCGACCGTCGTCTCGACGCTCGCGGTGCGCGGGGAGGGCTCCTGA